The sequence GGGACTGGAAGCAAAAAATGGTGACGGAAAGTCTGGTGCGTCTGGGTAAGCTGCCCGATGTGACCGTGGCCCAGACATTAAGCCCTGCCACCGATGGCTGGAAAGCCCGGAATCGGGTGCAGTGGGAGTTGGTTCCAGATGCAGCCACCCAATCCTGCAAATTGGGGTACCACGCCGCGGAAAGCCATACCGTGGTGGAATTCAACCACTGTCCCATCATACCAGAGCCCTTCAATCAATTGGCCCAACGCTTGCGGGAATTGGCCCAACAAGACCCCAAAATCGCCGCCAAGCGCTATCGGGTGGAAGCCTTCATCAGCCCGGATGAAAAAATGCTGTTGGTCTTTACCGGCGAAAAGAACGGGGCCCTCTACCCTCTAGCCCAACAACTGATGCAGGACTTCCCCGCTTTGGAAGGCGTTTGCTGGGTGGACAGCCAGCAGAAAGACGCCCATCCCAAGACCATTGCCGGGCAGCCAGCATTGCAATTTGCCCTGAGTGGCAACCAATACCGGGTTTCCGCCGGTCAGTTTTTCCAGACCAGTTACGCAGGCGCGGAAGTGCTGCTGCAAGTGCTGGATGAATGGCTCTCTCCCTCGGTGACCTCCCTTCTGGATATTTACGCCGGGGTGGGTCTGTTTTCCGTACACCGGGCCAAACGGACCCAGCGTGTGCTGGCCATTGAATCCTCCCCCGGCGCGGAAGCGGATGCCCTTGAAAATTTCGCCCTGAACGGCATTACCAATGTG comes from Vampirovibrio chlorellavorus and encodes:
- the rlmD gene encoding 23S rRNA (uracil(1939)-C(5))-methyltransferase RlmD yields the protein MELTIEKLVYGGEGLARTSEGEVIFVPLSAPGDVIEAERMAGRQKPAKASIRQLRSPSAHRVSPACDIFGQCGGCQWQHLSLEAQRDWKQKMVTESLVRLGKLPDVTVAQTLSPATDGWKARNRVQWELVPDAATQSCKLGYHAAESHTVVEFNHCPIIPEPFNQLAQRLRELAQQDPKIAAKRYRVEAFISPDEKMLLVFTGEKNGALYPLAQQLMQDFPALEGVCWVDSQQKDAHPKTIAGQPALQFALSGNQYRVSAGQFFQTSYAGAEVLLQVLDEWLSPSVTSLLDIYAGVGLFSVHRAKRTQRVLAIESSPGAEADALENFALNGITNVAWKTSDARQALRALKEDFEVAIIDPPRGGCQPEVLDWLSEHIEKQLIYVSCNPTTLARDLKHLVAQGWKIDAVQPVDMFPQTYHVETLVNLSR